The DNA window GCAAAAAGAACCAAAAGCCCACGCCGGCGCCCACCCGCACGCCCGCCGCGATGATGGCCCAGAATTCTCCGGCGCCACCCAAGCCGACTCCGGGTCCGACGTTGGTAGCGTCAGCAAAAACTCCGGCGCCTTCCGCGGCCCCGCCGGCAGCGACGACTCCACCAACAGTCGCGGCGGCTTCGCCTGCCAGCTCGGGCGCACCCTCAGCGACGCCTGTTCCTCCTGAGAATTCGCTCGCCTCGACCGCAGGCGGCGGCACCTGGAAAACCTATCTCCCGGGGAAAATGCCGCTCGGCCGTTTGATCACGCCTTCCGACGTGCGCGATCTGGCCGATCGCGGATTGGCCGGGGAACGGGTTTACCTGAAAGGCCAGTTTGTCGTCAATTTTACGGAGCCGAACCGGGCCGTGCTCCGGCCGAAAACGGGAATTACGGATGCAGTCCTAAAGTTGGCGGGCGGAGGCCAGAACATGCGCATCGTCGTGGAATACCCGGCCGGGTATAATCCGCCGACCCGCGGCTCAACCGTGACCCGGGATGACGCGCGTCCCTACGAGATCACAGAGGTGCGCAAGCAAAGCGACGGTCAGCTCAACGTTTTCGTTCGCGAAATCATGCAGTGACTCTGCAGCAACGGCGCTGTGTCGCCGTTAAAAAGAACACGTCGGGTGTCGCTGCGGCTTTTTATGCCGACCCGTAAAGCAGACCAAAGAGCGAGGCCGGCTTTCAAAGCGGCGCTGCTGCAGACGGCGGTTTGGAAAGCGCCGCTCCTTGCTCCGGCTTAGCGAATCGACCAATTGGATCATGCCAAACCTGCCATTCCATCTTCGAAGGCGCGCCGCAATCTTGACGGCTTTAAGCCGTCAAGATCTGGGCACGTGCTGTAGCAACGGCGCTCTGTCGCCATTAAAAAGAACACGTCGGGTGTCGCTGCGGCTTTTTATGCCGACCCGTAAAGCAGACCAGAGAGCGAGGCCGGCTTTCAAAGCGGCGCTGCTGCAAACGGCGGTTTGGAAAGCGCCGCTCCTTGCTCCGGCTTTGCGAATCGAGCAATTGGATCATGCCAAACCTGCCATTCCATCTTCGAAGGCGCGCCGCAATCTTGACGGCTTTAAGCCGTCAAGATTTGGGCGCGTGCTGAAGCAAAGGCGCTCTGTCGCCGTTCAACGCTATCCACAGCGATAGAGCGCCGTGGCTACAGAGGAATGCCCCTACCGCACCCCGGGGATGGAGCGGCCGCCGTTTTCGATGATGACCTTGTTGCCTTCGATGGTGAAACTCGTGATCCCCCATTCGGACGCGTATTGGTCCGCGTAACTGCGCAGGGAACGAAACCCAAGGAGCGTGTTCAGGACCTTGTCGGACACCCCTCCCGAGGAGACCTCCGTGATTTCCACGTTGCGCGGGTTGCCGTCCGGCGCCGGCTTGAGCTGAAGCTCGCCATTGAGGAAACGTCCCCGGAAACCGACCTTGTCCAGGGGAATGCTGATTTGCGCGCGGAGGATGTTGTTTTCGATAAACACGAAAGCCTTTCCGCGCGCATTCCGGCTCGCCGCGATGAGCTGGTTGATATCGCCGGCGGTCAATTCAATCCGATTGCGCGCCGGTGTCGGCGTGGCTGCCGTCGTCTCCGAAGTCTGCGGCGCAACCTGAAGCTGGGGATTGTCGCTCGCGCTTTGGAATTCCTCCCAACGCGTCTGCACCGCCTGTTGCTCCGTCTGCGAGGTTTCAATCTGCGGAATTGGACGCGGCTCCGTCGAAGTCACGACATAACGCACCCCAACGTAACCCCCGATGAAAAAGGCGAGGGCCAGAAGGATGATGAAAACTACGAGCGTCATGCAGCCTTTGCCCAGACAACCCGTTCCTTTTTGCTTCGGCGGTGGCTCGATCCAGTTGCTCATGATTTCGTGGTGCTGTCTTTTTCAATCCGCGTTTGGGTCGCGATCAGTTTTTCATAGAGACTGCGCAAACCTTCCGAAAGCATTTTTGTTCCCGAAAGAACCGGCATGAAATTCGTGTCGCCATTCCACCTCGGCACAATGTGCAAGTGAAGATGATCGGGGACGCCGGCGCCGGCGCACTGGCCAAGGTTCAGGCCGACGTTGAATCCCTGCGCCTTCATGGTCTCGCGCAGGAGCCGCTGGCCGTGCATGGCGAGATTCCAGAGCTCAAGCACTTCATTCTCCCCTAACGCGGAGGCGTCGGCCGTTTTCCGGTAGGGCACGGCCATGAGATGGCCGACGCTGTACGGATATCGGTTCATGATCAGAAAGGCATTCTTCCGGCGCGTCACGACCAGATGCGCGGCGTCGTCGCTCGTCCGGGCGGCATCCGAAAGAAAATCCGGATTTGGCGTTTCCTGTTCGAAATACTCCACGCGCCACGGGCACCAAAGCGCTTCGATCTCGGCTTTAGGATACTGCATCAGGTCGTTCAAGTCGGACGCGAGACTACAAATCGCCTGGGCAAAGTCGAGCGGCTTTTCGCCCCGTCGCCGCTAGAGGACGATGGCCGGACGAGCAGCAGATAGCGTCTGCGATATCGGCCCGCGGGCTCCGAGCGCAGGAACATCTTCGGATCGCCCCCCTCGAAACGCTGGAGCAGTCCCTGCATTTCGTCTTCCGGCACCACCAGGGCGTCCCATTTCCCGGCGTTCCATTCGGCCACGGCCTGGTCCGGTTCTTCGATGAACTCCAGCCGGCGAACATAGAGCAACAGTCCTTCGTCATCGCCGCCGACAATTGCGTAGCGCCAGCCGTGTTCCTGCGCCGCTTTTACCACCGCTCGGCCAAACTGGGCGAACGCATCCCTGTGTTTCCGATTCGCGTCGATGATTCGATTGGCCGCGTAACCAGTCGTCAGCAGGAAACCGAGGATAATTCCCACCGCGGCCGAGCAATCGATGGTCCGTCGCAGTCCTTCTCGCTTTCGAAAGTCCGCCATCATCGCGGCCAGGAGCAGACACAGAGGCGGCACTATCGGAAAGATGCGGTCGATCCGTTTCGAGGGAACAAAGGACATCACCACTAATCCGCCGAGACTCCAGACCACGAGCCAGAATGTTTCCGGCGACATCCGGCGCACCGCCGCTCGCATCCCATCGCCACTTTTGCGGATCGCCAGGATCGGCAGCAGGATCAAGAGCAGACTCCACGGCGCAAAACGATGCAACAAGTGGGGCAAATAAAAGTAAATCGGCTGGGGCCGGTGCATCTCGTCGCTGAATCTTCCGGCAAATTCGCGCAAAACGACGTGCTCGATGAATTCCGGCACGAAATGAATTCCGCCGGCCACCCAGAGCAGGAAGATCAGAAACGAGGCCAGCCAGGGCAACCACCCTCCCCATCCGGCTGCCGCGTCGCCATTCCGCCGCTGTCTCCATTCAAACGCTACGATGCCGGGCAACAGAAAGGCGTAAATGATCGGGCCTTTAATCAACATGCCGGCGCTCAGGAGGAGAAAGAGGAGCAACCGATCTTTCGTCGTCCAGCTCTCGCGCCGCCGAATTTTTTTCCAGATCAACCAGCCGATGGCGAAAACGACCAGCGCCAGCGGCATATCCGTCCGCACCAGTGAGGCCAGGCGCGGCACGAAGAGATTGAAACTAAAGGCGCAGCCCGCCAGTAAAGCGGCCAGGCGTCCGTATGTCGCCGCCGCGCGCACAATGAGCGCGAGCAACGCCACCGCCGCAAGAAAAGAAGGAAGCCGCCACGCCAGCTCCCAGGTTCGCGTCCCTGCGAAAAATGCAGCGGAGATCCAGCCGACCAACGGAGGCTTGGTCGCCACCCAGCCATTCGGCGTGTGTTGATACAACCAGTGACCGCGCTCCACCATTTCGTAGGAGGTGAAGGCTTGTTTCGCCTGGTCGTAATCATCCAGGTGCCAGGGCACATTCGAGATCGCGAAAAGCACGAGCGCCACTGCCAGCAGGCCCCAACGCATAACCCGGGAATCCAAAAAATCAGTCACAACGACTCAATCCCGCCAAATCACCGCCCGGACCGGCCCGGCATCGCCGCCGTTGATCCGCAACGGCAGCGCCGAAAAATGGTAGGTGCCCGCCTCGATTCCACTCAAGTCGAGCGACTCGACAACGGCAATTTGCGCAGCGGCCAACGCGTGGTGGTTCACCAATTCCTTCGCCTCGATCGGATCGACGGAAGGCAGATCGAACCCAAGCAGTTTCACCTTTCGAGCGCGCAGCCATCCCGGCACATCAGGCGCGATGATTGGAATCCAGTCGGGGAAAAATTTCGAATCCTTCCAGACGCAGGTCTTGAGCAACAACCGCGGCGCCTTGCTCAGCGCATCCGAACACGACTCGATATCGGCGACGGTGATTTGTCGCGCCCGATCAGCCCCGAATTTCCTGGTCAGGTCCACGACAACGGCGTCGCCCAAATAATTTTCGAGCGACATCTGCTCGATCGTCTCCGCCCCTTCCTCGAAATGAAACGGAGCGTCCGCATGGGTGCCGTTGTGCACACCCATCTGGATCGCCCCCACGTTCACCGTGGCCCCTTCCGCCATCTTCCATTTCAACTCGAAATGAAACGGCGCATCACCCGGCCAGGGCGCGAGGTCATTGGAGAGCGCCCGCGAAATATCGAAGATCTGCATCCGAACCATCATGGTCGAAAGACCAGACCCCTACAATCTCGGACGGATGGTTTGACGCTGCGCGGGTAAGGAAATAGCCTCGATCCATGGCCAATCTTGCTGAGCCTCCATCGCCCACGACCGGGGCGGCCCGCACCGATTCCAAAGTGCAACCGCCGGTTAATCTCAACCACTGGATCGAAGAAAACCGGCACCTCTTCAAGCCGCCCGTCAGCAACCGCTACCTCTACGACGGCCGCGACTTCTTTGTCATGGTCATTGCCGGGCCCAACGCCCGGAACGATTTTCACCTGGTCGATTCGGAAGAGTATTTCTACCAACTAAAGGGAGACATCAAAGTGCGGATTCGCGAGGGCGACCGAATCGTGGATCACCTGATCCGCGAGGGCGAAACCTTCTTCATTCCGCCCAATGTTCCGCATGCGCCGGTTCGCCCGCCTGATACCATTGGCGTCGTGGTCGAGCGCCGCCGCCCGGCCGGCGAACACGAGCATGTTATTTTTTACTGCGAGAACTGCGGCGCCCTGGTCGAAGATATTGATTTCGATTGCGGCGACATCGTCCAGCATTTCAGCCAGGCGATGCTCGACTTCTGGAACGATGACGCGCGGCGCACCTGCAAGAAATGCGGCCACAAAGTCCCGAAGCCCGAGCCGGTCAAGCCATTCTGAGGTAGGGACATCGCGCTGCGATGTCCGTGGACGCCGCAGCGCGACGTCCCTACCATGTCTTTGTGAAGATCGATCTCCACACTCACATCCTCCCCCGCGAGTGGCCCGATCTCGACGCGAAATACGGCTATCCCGGTTTCATCCGTCTCGAGCATTGCGACGCCTGCAGCGCGCGGATGATGAAAGGCGACCAGTTCTTCCGGAAAATTGAGTCGAATACCTGGGATCCCGCGTCCCGCGTCGAAGAGATGGACCGCGATGGAGTGTCGATGCAGGTCCTTTCGACCGTGCCGGTCATGTTCAGCTACTGGGCCAAAGCGGCCGACACCCTCGATCTTTCCCGCCTCTTGAATGATCACATCGCTGAAGTCGTCCGGGCGCAGCCGACGCGCTTCGCAGGCCTCGGGACAATTCCGTTACAGGATCCCGATCTCGCGGCCGGGGAACTCCAACGCTGTGTTCGCGATCTCGGTT is part of the Chthoniobacterales bacterium genome and encodes:
- a CDS encoding cyclase family protein yields the protein MMVRMQIFDISRALSNDLAPWPGDAPFHFELKWKMAEGATVNVGAIQMGVHNGTHADAPFHFEEGAETIEQMSLENYLGDAVVVDLTRKFGADRARQITVADIESCSDALSKAPRLLLKTCVWKDSKFFPDWIPIIAPDVPGWLRARKVKLLGFDLPSVDPIEAKELVNHHALAAAQIAVVESLDLSGIEAGTYHFSALPLRINGGDAGPVRAVIWRD
- a CDS encoding HIT domain-containing protein, yielding MQYPKAEIEALWCPWRVEYFEQETPNPDFLSDAARTSDDAAHLVVTRRKNAFLIMNRYPYSVGHLMAVPYRKTADASALGENEVLELWNLAMHGQRLLRETMKAQGFNVGLNLGQCAGAGVPDHLHLHIVPRWNGDTNFMPVLSGTKMLSEGLRSLYEKLIATQTRIEKDSTTKS
- a CDS encoding glycosyltransferase family 39 protein, producing MRWGLLAVALVLFAISNVPWHLDDYDQAKQAFTSYEMVERGHWLYQHTPNGWVATKPPLVGWISAAFFAGTRTWELAWRLPSFLAAVALLALIVRAAATYGRLAALLAGCAFSFNLFVPRLASLVRTDMPLALVVFAIGWLIWKKIRRRESWTTKDRLLLFLLLSAGMLIKGPIIYAFLLPGIVAFEWRQRRNGDAAAGWGGWLPWLASFLIFLLWVAGGIHFVPEFIEHVVLREFAGRFSDEMHRPQPIYFYLPHLLHRFAPWSLLLILLPILAIRKSGDGMRAAVRRMSPETFWLVVWSLGGLVVMSFVPSKRIDRIFPIVPPLCLLLAAMMADFRKREGLRRTIDCSAAVGIILGFLLTTGYAANRIIDANRKHRDAFAQFGRAVVKAAQEHGWRYAIVGGDDEGLLLYVRRLEFIEEPDQAVAEWNAGKWDALVVPEDEMQGLLQRFEGGDPKMFLRSEPAGRYRRRYLLLVRPSSSSGDGAKSRSTLPRRFVVSRPT
- the nbaC gene encoding 3-hydroxyanthranilate 3,4-dioxygenase; translated protein: MANLAEPPSPTTGAARTDSKVQPPVNLNHWIEENRHLFKPPVSNRYLYDGRDFFVMVIAGPNARNDFHLVDSEEYFYQLKGDIKVRIREGDRIVDHLIREGETFFIPPNVPHAPVRPPDTIGVVVERRRPAGEHEHVIFYCENCGALVEDIDFDCGDIVQHFSQAMLDFWNDDARRTCKKCGHKVPKPEPVKPF